A DNA window from Ahaetulla prasina isolate Xishuangbanna chromosome 7, ASM2864084v1, whole genome shotgun sequence contains the following coding sequences:
- the SMIM30 gene encoding small integral membrane protein 30 — MTGNMATTRNASQLFLVFFLLLFCLPVVEALDMGDALALLLGVALSCVGFCACLGLYARRRHGEQ, encoded by the coding sequence ATGACTGGGAACATGGCCACCACTAGGAATGCTTCACAGCTCTTTTtggtatttttcttgttgctttttTGCCTACCTGTAGTGGAAGCTTTAGATATGGGTGATGCATTAGCTTTGTTGCTAGGTGTGGCTCTTAGTTGTGTTGGATTCTGTGCCTGCCTCGGTCTGTATGCAAGAAGACGACATGGAGAGCAATGA